Genomic DNA from Streptomyces sp. AM 2-1-1:
CAGCACCTACGAACAGGGCAAGACGCAGACCTTCCCGCTGGAGCAGGTCACGCTCAAGGGCCTCAAGAGCGGGCTGGTGGGCAAGAAGGTCGGCAGCCGCGTCCTGCTGGTCATCCCGCCGGACCAGGGCTTCGGCGACGAGGCGCAGCAGTCGATTCCCGCCAAGTCGACGCTGGTCTTCGCGGTGGACCTGCTGACGAAGATGTAAGACTGACCCGGTTGTGCAGTTCATCTTTTCCGAGGAGCAGTTTCAGTGAGCATCGAGAAGCCCGAGGTCGACTTCCCGGGTGGCGAGCCGCCGGCCGATCTTGAGATCAAGGAGATCTGGGAGGGTGACGGCGCCGTCGCCCAGGACGGTGACACCGTCTCCGTCCACTACGTGGGTGTGGCCTTCTCCACCGGCGAGGAGTTCGACTCCTCGTGGAGCCGCGGTGTGCCGCTCAAGTTCCCGCTCGGCGCCGGCCGGGTCATCAAGGGCTGGGACCAGGGCGTCAAGGGCATGAAGGTCGGCGGCCGTCGCCAGCTGATCATCCCCGCCCACCTCGCCTACGGCGAGAACGGTGCCGGCAGCGCCATCGGCCCCGGCGAGACGCTGATCTTCGTCTGCGACCTCGTCGCCGTCTGACCCGGTCGCGACCTCGTCGCGGACCGGCCCCGTCGCCGGCCGTACCGGTCACGCCCCCTCACGGGGGCGGGTGACGCGCCTCCTCGCGGAGGCACAGGAGGGCCCGTGCCGTACGGCACGGGCCCTCCTGCCATCCGTACGGGGCACGCGTGTTTTTGCCGGGACCCCCGGGAGCGGTACGGTCGAGCGTCGTAGCGCATGGAGAGAAAGGGCGTCGATGGCGATTGCCAAGGCCGAGCGGCTGATGAACCTCGCGCTGTGCCTGCTGGGCACCCGGCGCCCGCTCAGCAAGCGGGAGCTCCGCGGCTCCATCGAGGCCTATCTCGAAGCCGGGTCCGACGAGTCCTTCAACCGCATGTTCGAGCGCGACAAGGACGACCTGCGCGAACTCGGTCTCGTCATCGAGACGGTGGAGGGGCTGGACGGCGACATCGGCTACCTCGCCCGCCGGGACAGCAACCGGCTCCCTCCCATCACGCTCGACGCGGAGGAGGCGGCGGCCCTGGAGATCGCCGCCAAGGTGTGGCAGCAGGCGCGCCTCGCCGGAGCGGCCAGCGGCGCGCTGCAGAAGCTGCGCGCCGCCGGAATGCCCGAGGCCGAGGACACCTACGAGGTACCGAGCGCCCTCGAACCGCGCATCCCCGTCCACGAGGCCGCGTTCGAACCGCTGATGCTCGCCTGCCGCGACCGACGCCCGGTCACCTTCGACTACCGCAAGGGCAATTCCGCCCACGCCGAGCAGCGCCAGGTCGAGCCCTGGGGGCTGGAGTGCTGGCGCGGCCACTGGTACCTGGCCGGCTGGGACCGCGAGCGCGGTGCCGAGCGCGTCTTCCGCCTCTCGCGCATCACCGGCAGGGTCCGCTCCCGGGCCGGTGTCTTCACCGCCGGCATCCCCGACGTCGTCACCGTCCGGGAGACCGTGGAGAGCTGGGCCGGCGAGACCGCCACCCGTACCGCCCGGATCAGGCTGCGGGCCGGCGCGGGCTTCCCGCTGCGGTCCCGCGCGGTCGTGACGCGGGAGCTCGGCGACGGCTGGGACGAGCTGGAGATCCCCTACGGACACGGGCTGGACGCCTGGCTCGTCGAGTTCGGACCCGACGTCGTGGTGCTCGAACCCGCCGATCTGCGGGCCGATGTGGTCGACCGGCTGCGCGCCGTGGCCAAGGACTGAAGGACGGGGACGGAACCATGGCCACGAACGCGATCGACCAGACCCGCCGCATGCTCTCCCTGGTGACCTATCTGCGCGAACGCCCCGGCGCCCACGTGCAGGACGTCGCCCGGGCCTTCGGCATCACCGAGGACGAGCTCATCTCCGACCTCGACGTCCTGCCCATGTGCGGCACCAGCTTCCGCGGCGGGGACCTGCTCGACATCGACACCGACGGCGACCGGATCTGGTGGCACAACCCGGACGACGTCGCCGAACCGCTGCGGCTCGCCGCCGACGAGGCGACCGCCCTGCTCGTCGCGGCGCGCGCCGTCGCCACCCTGCCCGGGCTGCGCGAGAGCGACCGGCTCGCGCTCGTACGGGCCACCGCGAAGCTGGAGACCGCGGCCGGGGAGAGCGGCGCGGCCAGCTCGCGGCTCTCGGTGACCTTCGAGTCCGAGGGCGGCGTCTTCGCCGACGTCGACCGGGCGATCTCCGAGCGCAGGCGGCTCTGGCTGCGTTACTACTCGCCCGCCCGGGACGAACTCACCGAGCGCGAGGTGGACCCGATCCGGCTCTTCGCCGTGGGCCACACCTACCTGGAGGGCTGGTGCCGGCTCTCCGAGGCCCGGCGCATCTTCCGCCTCGACCGGGTGGCGGAGATCCGGCTGCTCGACGCCCCGGCGGCGCCCCCGGAGCTGGAGCTGCGGGACCTGTCGGAAGGGCTCGTACAGCCGGCCGCCGAGGACCCGGAAGTGGTGATCGAGGTCGGCTCCGGTGGCCGGTGGGTCGCCGAGTACTACCCGCACGACAGTGCCGAGGAGCTCCCCGACGGCGGTCTGCGGATCACCCTGCGCACCCCGGACCCGGTCTCGCTGCGCCGGCTGGCGCTCCGGCTCGGGGGCGAGGGCCGCATCGTGTCGCCCCCGGAGCTCGCCGACAGCGCCCGGCGGGCCGCGGCCGACGCGCTGGCCGCCTACGACGGCGAGGTCTGACGATGACCGGAACGCAGGACGGCACCATGTCCCGGAGGCCGCGCACGGCGGGAGTCGTAGAAGCGGCCCGGCTCACCGCGGCGGTCCGCGCCGTACGCTTCAGGGCGGGCTGCCCCGACTGCCGTACGCGGTTCGAGCTCGGCGCCGAGGCACTGCGGCTCGCCATCGGGGCGGGCCCGAGCACCACGTTCTACTCCTTCACCTGTCCCGAGTGCGGTTCGGCCGTGCGCAAGCCCGCCGGGGAGCGCATCGTCGAGCTCCTCACCGGCGGCGGCGTCCGGACCCTGCGTCTGCACACCGCTCCGTAACGAGAGAGAGGCTCCGCCCGCATGCTCTGGCCCATGCTCGCCATCGCGCTGGGATTCCTCGGGACCGCCGTGCTCGGCGTCCTCGCCGTCCGGGTCTTCCTGGAGGTCCGGCGGCTGGGCCGCCAGGTGGCGACCACCTCGGAGCGGATCAACCAGGCGGCCCAGGACCTGGAACGGGCCGCGACGCGCCTCGCCGGCACGGCCGACGTCCTGCGATAGGTGGGGCAGCGCCCTCCGGATCGCCCGCCCGGAGGGGTACCCTGCTGAGGTCGGCCCAGGCGGGAGGCGTGGGCCGCAACCGCGTGTGTACGCAGGCATTGCCTCGCGTTTACCCCTGCGGGTTACGATCGCTGCCAGCTGACGGGTCGGACACGTGTCCGACTGATCGGGTAGTGAGCCCGTTTCTCAGTCGCCCCAGTGAGAAGGAAGTCGCACACATGATCGGCAATCTGAAGCCCCTAGAGATCGTTCTGATCATCGCTGTCATCCTGCTGCTCTTCGGTGCCAAGAAGCTCCCTGACATGGCGCGTTCGCTCGGCAAGTCCGCCCGCATCCTCAAGAGCGAGGCCAAGGCGATGAAGCGCGACGACGCCGAGCCCGCCGCCCCGACGACGGAGACGGTCGCCGACCCCGCTCCGCCGGCTCCGGCCCGTACCATCCAGGCCGCGCCGGGCGACGTCACCAGCTCCCGTCCCGTCGGCGAGCCCAAGCCCACCACCCAGAGCTGACGGCTGATCCGCTCCACCGACAGCCGACGCACGAGACGAGGGAAGTGGGTTGCTCAAGTCTGCCCGCAAGCAGGAGAAGAACGACGAGGGGCGGATGCCCCTCCTCGATCACCTGCGTGAGCTGCGTAACCGGCTTCTGAAGGCCGTTCTGGCCATTGTCGTGGTGACGATCGTCGCCGCCTTCTTCCAGAAGGACATCTACGACTTCCTTCTGCGACCGATCCTCTCGTCGGTCGGGTGCAAGGACGGCGTCGTCACCGCGGTCAACGGCAGGCCGTGCGCGCTGCTGAAGACCGACACCCTGATGGCGCCCTTCACCAACGCCCTGAAGGTCGCCCTCATGTCCGGCGTGCTCCTCGCCACGCCGGTCTGGCTCTACCAGCTCTGGGCCTTCGTGGCCCCGGGTCTGCACAAGGCCGAGAAGCGGTACGCCTACGGCTTCGCCGTCCTCGGCGCCCCGCTCTTCCTCGCCGGCGGCTACCTCGCCTACCTGATCCTGCCGCAGACCGCACAGATCATGCTCGGCTTCAGCCCGGACAACGTGCAGAACCAGATCGGGCTCGACAGCTACCTCGACCTGCTGACCCGCATGATCGTGGTCTTCGGCCTGGCCTTCGAGCTGCCCCTGCTCCTCGTCGCGCTGAACCTGACCGGAGTGGTCACCGGGAAGCGGATGCTCGGCTGGTGGCGCGGGATGATCGTCGGCCTCACCGCCTTCGCCGCCATCGCCACCCCCGGCGGCGAGCCGCTGTCGATGCTGCTCCTGGCCGGCCCGCTGGCCGTCCTGTACTTCATCGCGACGGGCTTCTCCCTCCTGAACGACAAGCGCCGCAACCGCGGCAACCCCGATGCCGGCCTCGACGACGACGAGGCCTCCGACCTCGACCTCACCCCCGAACGCATCGACGGGGTGGAGAGCGTCTCCGCGAGCCGGGCCACCCTTCCCGGACAGGCGTCCGGCGAGCAGGACGGCGCCGGAGCGCAGCGTCCGGGCGGTTACGACGACATCACCTGACCTTGTAGGGTCCGGCGGGTGACCAGTGAGATCACCCTCTTCGTCAATCCCACCGCGGGAAGCGGCCGGGGCGCGCGTGCCGCGCAGCCGGCCGCTTCCGCGTTGCGGGACGCCGGATTCTCCGTACGGACCGTGCTCGGCGAGAACGCCGACGACGCCCTGCGCCGGGCGCGCGAGGCGGTGGCCGGGGGGACCGGTGCGCTGGTCGCGGTGGGCGGGGACGGCCTGGTCGCCCTCGCGCTCCAGGCACTGGCCGGAACCCGGACTCCGCTGGGGGTGGTCGCGGTGGGCACCGGCAACGACTTCGCCCGGACCCTCGGGCTGCCGGTGGGCGACCCGGCGGTGGCGGGGCGGCTGGCCGCCGACGCACTGAAGCGGGAGCGGATACGCACCCTCGACCTCGGCCGGGCCGGCGACCGGTGGTTCGGCACCGTGCTGGCGTCCGGCTTCGACTCCCGGGTCAACGACCGCGGCAACCGGATGCGCTGGGCCCCCGGCCGCTTCAGGTACGACCTGGCCATCCTCGCCGAGCTGGCCACCTTCCGGCCGGTGCCGTACCGGATCCGGCTGGACGGCGGTGAGGAGCGCGAGATCGAGGCGACCCTGGTCGCCGTCGGCAACGGCACCTCGTACGGCGGCGGGATGCGGATCTGCGCGGACGCCGCGATGGACGACGGGCTCCTCGACGTGACCGTCGTCGGCGCCTGCAGCCGGACCACGCTGCTGAAGGTCTTCCCCCGCGTCTACCGGGGTACCCACCTCTCCCATCCCGCGGTCACCGTCCACCGCGCCGCCTCCGTCGAACTGGCCGCTCCCGGGACCACCGCCTACGCCGACGGCGAACCTCTGGGAGCGCTCCCGGTGAGGGCGGTGTGCGTACCGGGCGCCGTCCGCGTCCTCACGGACTGAGCCCCCGGGCCGGACCCGGGAGCACCTGCGGAAAAGGCGCCGGGAGAGCCGTGGATCCGGCCGGGAAAAAGGTCGCATGGAGTGTCGGAGGTGGCGGGTAGGCTCGTAGCCAAGATGACAGAGGACCTCTCACCAGCCGAGCGTTACCACGCCTCCCGCCTTCGCCAGGCCGAGATGGCCACCGCGCTGTGGCCCTTCCGCGAGATGTACGAGTTCGAACTCGACCCCTTCCAGATCGAGGCCTGCAAGGCACTGGAAGCGGGCAAGGGCGTGCTGGTCGCCGCCCCGACCGGCTCGGGCAAGACGATCGTCGGCGAGTTCGCGGTGCACCTCGCCCTGGAGCAGGGCCGCAAGTGCTTCTACACCACGCCGATCAAGGCGCTCTCCAACCAGAAGTTCGCCGATCTCGCCAAGCGCTACGGCGCCGACAAGGTCGGCCTGCTGACCGGTGACAACAGCGTCAACCCCGAGGCACCGGTGGTGGTCATGACCACCGAGGTCCTGCGGAACATGCTCTACGCGGGCTCCCAGTCCCTCACCGGTCTCGGGTACGTCGTGATGGACGAGGTGCACTACCTCTCCGACCGCTTCCGGGGCGCGGTCTGGGAGGAAGTGATCATCCACCTGCCCGAATCGGTGACGCTGGTCTCCCTCTCGGCGACCGTCTCCAACGCGGAGGAGTTCGGCGACTGGCTGGACACCGTGCGCGGCGACA
This window encodes:
- a CDS encoding FKBP-type peptidyl-prolyl cis-trans isomerase, which produces MSIEKPEVDFPGGEPPADLEIKEIWEGDGAVAQDGDTVSVHYVGVAFSTGEEFDSSWSRGVPLKFPLGAGRVIKGWDQGVKGMKVGGRRQLIIPAHLAYGENGAGSAIGPGETLIFVCDLVAV
- a CDS encoding WYL domain-containing protein translates to MAIAKAERLMNLALCLLGTRRPLSKRELRGSIEAYLEAGSDESFNRMFERDKDDLRELGLVIETVEGLDGDIGYLARRDSNRLPPITLDAEEAAALEIAAKVWQQARLAGAASGALQKLRAAGMPEAEDTYEVPSALEPRIPVHEAAFEPLMLACRDRRPVTFDYRKGNSAHAEQRQVEPWGLECWRGHWYLAGWDRERGAERVFRLSRITGRVRSRAGVFTAGIPDVVTVRETVESWAGETATRTARIRLRAGAGFPLRSRAVVTRELGDGWDELEIPYGHGLDAWLVEFGPDVVVLEPADLRADVVDRLRAVAKD
- a CDS encoding WYL domain-containing protein; protein product: MATNAIDQTRRMLSLVTYLRERPGAHVQDVARAFGITEDELISDLDVLPMCGTSFRGGDLLDIDTDGDRIWWHNPDDVAEPLRLAADEATALLVAARAVATLPGLRESDRLALVRATAKLETAAGESGAASSRLSVTFESEGGVFADVDRAISERRRLWLRYYSPARDELTEREVDPIRLFAVGHTYLEGWCRLSEARRIFRLDRVAEIRLLDAPAAPPELELRDLSEGLVQPAAEDPEVVIEVGSGGRWVAEYYPHDSAEELPDGGLRITLRTPDPVSLRRLALRLGGEGRIVSPPELADSARRAAADALAAYDGEV
- the tatA gene encoding Sec-independent protein translocase subunit TatA, whose product is MIGNLKPLEIVLIIAVILLLFGAKKLPDMARSLGKSARILKSEAKAMKRDDAEPAAPTTETVADPAPPAPARTIQAAPGDVTSSRPVGEPKPTTQS
- the tatC gene encoding twin-arginine translocase subunit TatC; translated protein: MLKSARKQEKNDEGRMPLLDHLRELRNRLLKAVLAIVVVTIVAAFFQKDIYDFLLRPILSSVGCKDGVVTAVNGRPCALLKTDTLMAPFTNALKVALMSGVLLATPVWLYQLWAFVAPGLHKAEKRYAYGFAVLGAPLFLAGGYLAYLILPQTAQIMLGFSPDNVQNQIGLDSYLDLLTRMIVVFGLAFELPLLLVALNLTGVVTGKRMLGWWRGMIVGLTAFAAIATPGGEPLSMLLLAGPLAVLYFIATGFSLLNDKRRNRGNPDAGLDDDEASDLDLTPERIDGVESVSASRATLPGQASGEQDGAGAQRPGGYDDIT
- a CDS encoding diacylglycerol kinase produces the protein MTSEITLFVNPTAGSGRGARAAQPAASALRDAGFSVRTVLGENADDALRRAREAVAGGTGALVAVGGDGLVALALQALAGTRTPLGVVAVGTGNDFARTLGLPVGDPAVAGRLAADALKRERIRTLDLGRAGDRWFGTVLASGFDSRVNDRGNRMRWAPGRFRYDLAILAELATFRPVPYRIRLDGGEEREIEATLVAVGNGTSYGGGMRICADAAMDDGLLDVTVVGACSRTTLLKVFPRVYRGTHLSHPAVTVHRAASVELAAPGTTAYADGEPLGALPVRAVCVPGAVRVLTD